The following proteins are encoded in a genomic region of Triticum dicoccoides isolate Atlit2015 ecotype Zavitan chromosome 1B, WEW_v2.0, whole genome shotgun sequence:
- the LOC119349170 gene encoding uncharacterized protein LOC119349170: protein MSASSSNSLSIPPDRLLPLMGCPLCGDEIESNVARSGSQAGQRFYKCIRYDARQCRFFEFQRAYWRRMSPMQIAAAQQQAGMHPGGQVFGLQHANAAAQLVPAINPVRRRTAKAQPAFHNLLNLHKQSHNHKQLCNF from the exons ATGTCTGCTTCCTCTTCGAACTCGCTCTCGATCCCACCGGACCGGCTGCTGCCGCTCATGGGGTGTCCACTGTGCGGTGACGAGATCGAGTCCAATGTTGCCAGGTCCGGCAGTCAGGCCGGTCAGCGTTTCTACAAGTGCATCCGCTACGAT GCTCGTCAGTGTCGTTTTTTCGAGTTCCAGCGCGCTTACTGGAGGAGGATGAGCCCGATGCAGATTGCTGCCGCTCAGCAGCAAGCAGggatgcatcctggagggcaggtgTTCGGTCTCCAACATGCAAATgcagcagcgcagttagttccggcGATCAACCCTGTCCGGCGGCGCACTGCCAAGGCGCAGCCTGCATTTCACAATTTACTCAATCTTCATAAACAATCTCACAATCACAAACAACTCTGTAACTTTTAA